In Solanum lycopersicum chromosome 3, SLM_r2.1, the genomic stretch CAGTGAAATAGCTTCTGTGAAAATGAGCTGCATTTCTCAAGGAGTGTTTTCTGGTGGTTTTTCATTTTCTCATCATCTCAGGTTCTTTAGTTGCTGAATACGATAGGCCAGATTCCTCTAGCAGTGACTCTCCTCCACTGATTTCTTCATGGAAATTGCCACCTGCACCAACCATGACTATTAAAATGTCGAACAGAAGAAGTTTCTCCAAGAAGTGCAAAATCCCAATCTGTGCCAAACTCTATGCAGTGGCAGATTTGCAGTTGGCCACTAGCAACTTCAGTCCCAATAATCTTCTTGGTGAAGGAACACTTGGTTCGGTTTATAGAGCAGATTTCCCTGATGGACAGGTATCCTAGGAGCTTTATTTAAGAACTTCTCGCATTCAACAAAGagaattttacaaatttttcttACTCCTGTTACTTCTTTTGTGCAAGATTCTGGCTGTTAAGAACATTAAGACTGTAGCACTCTCCATAACTGAAGAAGAACAATTTATGGAAGTGATTCGAACTGTATCTCATCTGAGGCACCCTAATATCGTTGCACTTGTTGGCTATTCTGTGGGGAATGGCAACCATCTCCTTTTGTATGAATACATAAGGAAAGTGACACTTGATGATGCTTTGCACAATGTTTTGTGCATGCCTCTGACTTGGAGCCTCCGACTCCGCATTGCCATTGGCGTTTCTCGggcattgaagtaagtacacaATACTTGTTTTGCTTATTCTTTCAACCTTTTATTTATGATCTGGTCGGACACCTGAAATAGGTTTTGCACCATGGATCACTTTCTTGTAATGATGACTGCAAATACTGTATGTAAGTTGGATGAGGATAATATTTTACTTACCTCTCGTGTTTCTTAGTGGTATATATGGATTTAATCATCCCACTTACATTGCAGCTACTTGCACACGTCCTGTGTGCCTTCCATCACCCATAACAATCTAAAGGCTACCAACATCTTGCTTGACGAAGATCTTAACCCTCGTCTTTGTGATTGTGGACTAGCTGTCCTAAAACCACTGGCCAGCAACAATGTTAAAATCAAGGtacatcttttttcttcttattaacTGGCTAAGGGAAATGGTAATTAAGTAGACTAGAAACAGCAGAAGTTTTCCGGATACTCACAACCAATTACTGATCCTTGTTAATGTTGCAAGACAGGCTTCTGAGATTGCTATTGCAGATAGTGGCTATGTTGCGCCTGAGCATGTCAAACGTGGAAGTGGCAACCCAAAGGCTGATATCTTTTCATTTGGTGTGCTGCTTCTTGAGCTTTTAACTGGAAGGCGGCCTTTTGACAGGTTTGACTTTTTTCTCAACTTGTTCAAAACCATAATCTTGTTGCTGATGTTTCCTTAATCTTGATGCAGTTCAAGACCAAAAGGAGAGCAATCACTGGTGGAGTGGGCTTCTTCCAAGCTTCACGACAGTGAGTCTTTGTTGGAGATGGTTGATCCAACAATAATGAGAATAATTTCCACTCGGGCTCTTTCGACCTACGCTGACATTATCTCCCAATGCATTCAGGTAATAATTCTATATGTTGCAAACTTATTTTACCGCTAACTATGATGATAATTTCTAAAAGCTTTTTGAGATGAAGGTTTCACTCTAAAAATTTGCTTATGCTGAGCAGCCCCAGAAGGAATTCCGTCCTCAAATGGCTGAAGTTGTTCAGTCACTGGTCTCACTGTTACAGATGTCTGGACAAGAAAAAGCAAAGTCTGGAAAAGATAAAGAGACAGCAGAAGTTGACCCCTGTGACCGATCTTTTCGTTCAACCAACAGCCATTTCTTTGCTTCACCAACTGCAAGCTACTTATCCATCTGACCTTCTGCAATATGCTCCACCTTgtacagtttttttttttcagttcttTAAAATTGCAATGCTTGTAGCTTACGGAGTTTAATGTGCACACATTGATTCTTCGAGAGAGTACTTCCCTCTCGTCTTGCTTTTCCCAGCTTCTAAGACTTACTTCCTTTGAAAGAAGACCAAAGAGTTGGTATAAGGTCTAGAGCTAACTTGATGTTCATCTTTCTGCAATGGGATTGAATAGCAGTTGAAGTGGTACAATCTGAACATTTAACTTCACACCATGGAATCAGATTCTTGAAGGGTTTGGTCTAGTGATAAGAGTGCGAACTCATGACGCAAAATATACTAGTTAAAACACACATTATCCACGGAAAATTTTAAACCATGTGTCAACTAGCCCTCAAAATTACTAGgttatcaagaaaaataaagtagtTATCTCATCACCTTGGTGCCTTCACACAACCACCAGGCATACTTTGCACCACTGAAGAACATCTCAAACGAGCCTTTGACAAAGCTGAACTAGTCTCAATTGTTAGGATAAAATACTGCGTTTATGAAATTGGTATTCCATGGGAGCACAAAGCATTGATATGTTATTTGTCTATTAAGAGTATAAAGCAAGATAAATGTATTCTGATTATGTTTTTGCCAGCATCAGGTTCAACTCTGTATTTCTAACTTGTACAGTgtcaataataacaaaaactacAAGATGTATAAGAGTTGCTCAAGCCTCTTCTAACAATAGCTACTAATCAACAATGTATTAATCTCTCCTATGATATTCACCGGCCGTCCTTCAAACATGGATGAAAGTGTACTCTCACAAAGTTTCTTCAGTTCCCTGGTCTGGGCAAGAGCTGCTTCCTGCACaaggaggaaaaaaaaaagagaagcagATAAAAAATTAAGGATCCAAGGGGGacttccttttctttcttaCAAATGCATTCGACAAGTGAACAGCCGCAAGCAATGCTTTCAAGATCTCTACATGAGCAGCCAAAAATAACTTAGAAAAAGTTTATCCTttcctgtagtgaagactgaggAGCAAGCAAGGAACTTCTGCTATGCTGTACTTAGCCACTATCTTATTTTCGgagaaatgaataaatattacaCAGGCTATTTTAAAGGCACTCATGCTGTTTGTCGAAGAGCATTAAAAACAGGTGCCTTTTTATGGGAGAGATAAGTATTCCGAAAAAAAAAACTggaaaacaaacaaacatatttattataaacTTGCAGCATTGTGAAGTTGAGAAGATCTAATAGGAGTTACTGTCCTCGACAATACAAGCATGGCAAAGGTTGAAGTTTTAAAAGCACTCTATGTAAAGGTTCATAATTTACTTGGCCACTTCTCAGAGATCAGTAACATTTCAAAATCCGAGGagaaataatgtttataaaattatgaGAAGCTAATAATACCTCAAGCTTAAAGTAGTCAATCTTACTACTACTCAACGACTAACAAAGTTTTCACATATATGCAACTACTGCAAATTACATTAAAGAAAATTGGCGTAACTCACTTGTTTTGGCCAGGATGAAGACATTGAATTCTGAAGTTCCATACGCTTACTAGACAAGTCCTTCAATCCGTCCTTTAACTTCGCTTCCTGACGCTTTTTCTCCTCCAAAGTGTTGACCAGCCGATCTAAAAATCtggaatttaaataaatacagCAGTCAGCATGCAACTTCCAACAAATATAGTTAAGTCAGCAATACACAAACTTCGTAGAATAACTATCTAAATAATAGTGTACATCAATATTTCATAATGGTGACAAAAGAAGTGAGCTATAACACTATCAGATGTCAAACGGCACACTTTTTGATGCAAGAAGAGTTTCATCAAAACCTTAAACAAGAAGCCGGGGTAAAGAGTTTGTAGACTTGTCATTGAATCGCTACCTTGGAGGCTTGATTGAGGGTTCTTGGAATAAAGGCATGAAGCTCAAGAACGTGCTACACTGGAAGTACAATGATCCATGTGGAAGACTACTCAAAGTAGGAAGAAAGAGGCTATGAATGTGAAAATGGTTATTCTTGATATGCAAGCCTCTTGACTAAGACGACCCTTATTTGATCAAGGGTATTTATGTATAGATAGCTTAGACTAAAAACAATGGAGAATAACTCCTTTAGACTTtagattattttgatatgatgaATTAGTGCAACTCTAGAGAGTGTTTGAGGCTAAGGCCATAGTTGTTAGGAAATGTTGATGGGATTGCTTGCTTTTGAGGAATAATCCTCTTGGCGGTGTCTCTATAGATTAGGTGCTTGTTTGAATTCTTAATTGGAGGTTTTAGCTTTAATATAGCTATTGTTGACAACTAGTTTCTTGCTTGACATCTTCTATATTTACTTCCTTCTTATTAGATTTTAgggtttctttattttttcgcAGTTCAATATTGTATTGATTGATAACAAGATCTTGGATTAGATTTGTTCCTAGTTCCTACAAATCTAGTCTTGGGAGTTCGATATTTACAAAAGATAGAGAGGAGTAAGGAGTGAATGGTAGCAACTCTAGATTGGAAAAGGGAGAGGACGTGAGGAGCGGAGTGAGTGAGTTGCCACAAACACCATCTAACCTAATTGCTTGTCCTTCCCTTCATAAGAATTCTAGCGCAAGTATGAGCATGGAGAATGGGGGAATACAAACTTCCAACAAGAAGCCTACAATTAAGGATTACATGGATTTGTTGGTCCATTGGATCAAGCGGTTTGACTTGCATGAAAACATGAGAGTGGAAGCTTCACTTCAAGGTAAAGAACATCCTTCTTGTGATCCTCAAGATACCATAGCTAAACTTTACACTTGACAATTTCTAATGAACTAAGTGTGAATGAAAGCTTATCTTTGTTTGAGCCCAATGATTCTTCGCCACATAGTAATAATGTACTTGTTGGAAGTGTTCATACACTAGTAAATCCTATTGATGACCAAATTGATTCTTCTTGCTAGATCAATTTGTGTTCACCACTCCACCTAGTGTTGACGCTTGTACTTTAAATGATTATACATTTTGTAATGTGATTCTTTACCATATAGCAATAATATCGTTGTTAAAAGT encodes the following:
- the LOC101261495 gene encoding protein STRUBBELIG-RECEPTOR FAMILY 2, which codes for MTMAAKQRLVVFAILLFQAVAITDVEEVEALRNFYRSLNCPTQLNNWKLEGGDPCDELWTGVSCHQSSVIDIKLQGLSLTGNLQGDQLVRLQHLKHLDLSSNHFHGEIPNSLPTNLTDLNLAANYFNQTIPHTVTSMKHLRHLNLSQNLLSGPLPDVFGGFDNLIMMDLSHNNFSGDLPVSFQTLMNLSRLHLQSNKFTGSVIFLADLHLHELNIEDNHFSGVIPESFQNINSLWIGGNQFRIGVNYPPWKFPTDVMPNEQNISSPPTTESSAIEKYPSHESGDNRKKRPGSGGIVIMVVGAVMTVIGAAVFVAVRTHRSTKQTLDSIGGSLSSLQSLPISASQGSLVAEYDRPDSSSSDSPPLISSWKLPPAPTMTIKMSNRRSFSKKCKIPICAKLYAVADLQLATSNFSPNNLLGEGTLGSVYRADFPDGQILAVKNIKTVALSITEEEQFMEVIRTVSHLRHPNIVALVGYSVGNGNHLLLYEYIRKVTLDDALHNVLCMPLTWSLRLRIAIGVSRALNYLHTSCVPSITHNNLKATNILLDEDLNPRLCDCGLAVLKPLASNNVKIKASEIAIADSGYVAPEHVKRGSGNPKADIFSFGVLLLELLTGRRPFDSSRPKGEQSLVEWASSKLHDSESLLEMVDPTIMRIISTRALSTYADIISQCIQPQKEFRPQMAEVVQSLVSLLQMSGQEKAKSGKDKETAEVDPCDRSFRSTNSHFFASPTASYLSI